A window of Plasmodium malariae genome assembly, chromosome: 5 contains these coding sequences:
- the PmUG01_05016500 gene encoding conserved Plasmodium protein, unknown function: MKKLNSNKRIISLNYKSRLVKKKYIKGKYDKNKKKKKQKRYILTKNNHKDINTYHIISKNKKTNLNEKEVKYIFVNNHKLFQNNNYDIRCVHQNKCTNPSFQVTHSKKRDFGLIREVSSEYLTRKNFKNIFYSKSNVVRYSPEDGKFLIVDGGNKNSSTRSCSNCSHKIYKNELASTPIHESKNTQNSFNRDYRRIIEATNKRKICHILLLDSFHKNINKRDKTCIQSNKKYSKIFKNSQNLQKKMIYVPPQKKRKISINNNEKVSKNLKTINKDKLIKYKYINKSEKDSKNEMYVQNKTKKTRTHKSKKCNKKYNNKIKNMIIQNNLNKIILHSNKCQESKFDNPNINYISHDQKNYIKKTLYQKNFMINDTVLNDEDANNDYSHTPANDNVFKNEITPNKMEFDNGNSNSSSSSNSGSNSSSNSNSGSNSSSNSSSNSSSNKIHKQNIKREKREYDAYNNNSSLINKIIDDATILNDITPSKSPVHMENFSHSNYDSYNHLYVPECTINGKSSIKIKNNIEKEKCILNANGKYTKNYSTRTNESGKKKKGKYSKNSNNEIEQIPRERFTTRQTAAREKSEEKIKSQKCLTEEKHYSSKGDKPNNIPKNIPKPSVVYEKEVIYDESDKTQVIKVNALTKSNLCCRKILDKTNKNKEKKVHANNFNGKHVCSVKPKKYIKSPLSIKSTAFKNNNNDINVTKGNITSTKEVINFIKLKKEYVLHTVYHDDLTEHNSSRNRSEKKNTYRENNYPHNVKGICNSEFNSRSTSSQENGKTYSLQMKPEKSEIPQVEQSIDVINLKRTSELCIYPSFHLTQTHKSKGIIKNGKKNSRKMDSEKLRSSSLLNKCGDSNVKQVSNKNNEKEKIKKATKIKNVEETNNNCTVVSQSGRTNKNIKINKNKEVKTKGLLRKYSSRKNDQTNKTYKNNDLKKNVNQGINICGKKKKENIVKKKNTKKQLSESNELHTYKKINKYGHSHHLTKKGTNTQLNKNLKKCKQILKDNIYHNMEFYKNFDIKSQNSNSIKTEYVSSISSPTNNSSEDYNNTDDKQQNDKKIHRFKTFKSQESLLYELINKKDNKSKIKIFLENSCKSKDIDDATNKEKVSPKSGTIICEEKIVLIKKEKQISVNNADIISKTKNYINNEHVIKKKRNSINTAGEIKKNNYVGMSSTNEKTFNCNKENLSKLCSSHVPNTIMVETSINCKKEKQINHISIIPKWEKIRSQESLLYELINKNDNKSKIKKFLDDSDKHQNVYETKDKEKVSAQNATIKCEEKIMSIKKKMSNSTKLSNIIKKENHVDQKGTNEITTCIKTKCKELSSIHRDKCSKKEDYSINHKNKNNLNLQTYKQKVKSQESLLYELININSNRIKIQNFLKQSNQYEASNNFQTVHENKVNLKENEKKNKIIKDVSCKESTYASRLRTNNNFKKICLTKNSLWHVHNSTKEEINNTREKKLLPKEQKFYKMKKISYPKSPPRTITKKCNDKIGNKNEMFKGSENKKGTEEGKDNTTLNTINNKIKNGIKLTTNKKMDKKQIVKNSNREHNEKIRNELNNGYTKENETKKRLIASSKKDKIIRYNYHIKSSNDQAKKTTNIKGSILSINKCTNLKWGNENKQNFCRNNNLIMKKENKTINQAKYCTNFRVPLNLQKKDNTVSTLFHLIYKTPFDNTKNKNNSRHYLNVTKAYVEKITKNNNGTKNKESTNIAGDYKIYNKNNNYDLVEREMIIYTEANKAKRDSLDIDLDKNVDALKNKKNIITPKFNRKRKISELRIESITKKFYIKTIFANSIMKSQKNSKKVISMHNQIANNEDLKNRDPCYDEKEMNSKKCTERIINTNPKLKKRYINILEHEKRNMEVQKHNVFLNETKQKVEIRICNKTHKIIGNYVNNQISEAPFISHVLNQNVKEGVPRCFREVQTTKTYEEITKINFSGILKELLKEEKLEEIESFYELKKEILPYKESKILQRRANNYTISACLKKEAMKLKIVNEKIIARILKKTTVHVKYFYLKETSLQISNKVIFVVKNVSKEIWKIKGLKKMIIRLGKKKMNSLERRKYHVANLNFFKKENCWEREKCWPKEITKERLAINYLNKNNSERTIIKEQYMMLHFWGKKIYFKNVPIKFVLLEYLKKEVPMEKKKHKKKKNKIIMIIVIMIIIKRLDSQNLKKSTKQLTMMRIEKKECLSWDIKQKLSIINKVKKLYLKEKKKQITVRKILSYTRSKEMEQKVVITENMILYNLSKKYIKKNIEKKLNNEEGKYITIIKNSQEQKLGERNNELITTSYINDIKKDIFKPQQIKKKDKQKTEKEKLLLSNTEREMIIPKIMIKENLQEMKKYVMMIKYLKGEIFKVGKGIFNVQPLNREPAMRSIKEVQVGTSKEIEVGTSKEIEVGTSKEIEVGISKEIEVGISKEIEVGISKEIEVGISKEIEVGISKEIEVGISKEIEVGTSKEIKVGISKEIEVGISKEIEVGTSKEIKVGISKEIEVGTSKEIKVGTSKEIKVGTEKEVPKERINGDIEKEILAIKYLIKEILEEIRNEVIKDYKIRRPKRTKKEKIHHKKMKGYVTIRDIENEHLKYKEKKNRPNKNIQDEINIIERINEGKYHKREKEKEKEKLENKNLIEIKDKDWAKEYINQAILVEDVKCEKEFLIISDLREENKNTPREELREDLLTEVLTIEDVREKTLNEIEEDEEEALTEKAMDEILMITSLREKHMNEIREVLGGELITEMFTIEDIREKSMNETKELREELMIEMLTIEDVREKIINKTEEVREELMIEMLTIEDVREKIINKTEEVREELMIEMLTIEDVREKIINKTEEVREELMIEMLTIEDVREKIINKTEEVREELMIEMLTIEDVREKIINKTEEVREELMIETFTITDLRKETLIESKEIIMAEFQTEIKKEKEGIKDLKKEKIKQEIKKLIEMVKDLKEAYIKEMKSDTLTEEIDKEIMMMKNFEEEITFEIEKELMKETDMEIIMTDHEKVESTFERANGITMLEDVKEALTLEPENEIAVLEDVKEALTLESENEITMSENAKHDFFTEIYNQELSKERETDDEVTDELGNDSISNDTTKKLITTNNTKQRKKLKRKGFSERFKIKLKLMDNLKKSSLKEEKIEKRRNKKKKKKSLKQIIKDILNEETIKETLLENEIKEILHEKILKKNLLCQEKEKLKQNEEYLRCEEYSEGKYVREEKIVKGHYEMKKSKEKLDREEKIKKIMSSKRVTLTEGLAKKRAIFNAEKNMQDYFTDDFFCPCS, encoded by the coding sequence atgaaaaaattaaattcaaataaaaggATTATTTCTTTGAATTATAAAAGTAGGTtggtaaagaaaaaatatatcaaaggtaaatatgacaaaaacaaaaagaagaaaaagcaaaaaagatatattctTACCAAAAATAACCACAAggatattaatacatatcaCATCATTTCGAAAAATAAGAAGactaatttaaatgaaaaagaagtgaaatatatttttgttaataatcaTAAACTTTTTCAAAACAATAACTATGACATAAGATGTGTGCATCAAAACAAATGTACTAATCCTTCTTTTCAAGTAACACACTCAAAAAAAAGGGATTTCGGATTAATTCGGGAAGTAAGCAGTGAATATTTAactagaaaaaattttaaaaatatattttatagtaaaTCAAATGTCGTTAGATATTCTCCAGAAGATGGAAAATTCTTAATAGTTGATGGTGGAAATAAAAACTCTTCTACAAGAAGCTGCAGCAACTGTtctcataaaatatataaaaacgaATTAGCCTCTACTCCTATACATGAGTCAAAAAACACCCAAAACAGTTTTAACAGAGATTATAGAAGAATTATAGAGGCTACTAATAAGAGGAAGATATGCCATATTCTTCTTTTAGATTCATTTCATAAGAATATCAACAAACGGGATAAAACTTGTATACAaagtaacaaaaaatattcgaaaatttttaaaaattcgcaaaatttacaaaaaaaaatgatctATGTTCCAccccaaaaaaaaagaaagataagcataaataataatgagaaGGTATCCAAAAATTTGAAAACaattaataaagataaacttatcaaatataaatatataaataaatcagAAAAGGACAGCAAAAATGAGATGTATGttcaaaacaaaacaaaaaaaacacgCACacataaatcaaaaaaatgtaacaagaaatataacaacaaaataaaaaatatgataattcaaaataatttaaataaaattatactacACTCTAATAAGTGTCAAGAATCAAAGTTTGACAATCCAAATATTAACTACATCTCACATGACCAAAAGAACTACATAAAAAAGACCCTATATCAAAAGAACTTTATGATTAATGATACTGTTCTTAATGACGAAGATGCCAATAATGATTATAGTCATACGCCTGCGAATGATAACGTATTCAAAAATGAAATCACACCTAATAAAATGGAATTTGATAATggtaacagtaatagtagcagtagcagtaaCAGTGGCAGTAACAGTagcagtaacagtaacagtgGCAGTAACAGTAGCAGTAACAGTAGCAGTaacagtagtagtaataagatccataaacaaaatataaaaagggaGAAAAGAGAATATGatgcatataataataacagttccttaataaataaaataatagatgACGCAACTATTCTAAATGACATAACACCCTCAAAGAGTCCTGTTCATATGGAAAATTTCTCTCATTCAAATTATGATTCATACAATCACTTATACGTTCCAGAATGCActataaatggaaaaagcagcataaaaataaagaataatatagaaaaagagaaatgcATACTGAATGCAAATGGAAAATACACCAAGAATTATAGCACACGAACTAATGAAAgcggtaaaaaaaaaaaaggtaaatatagcaaaaataGCAACAACGAAATAGAGCAAATTCCAAGAGAGCGTTTCACTACTCGTCAAACTGCTGCACGTGAAAAAagtgaagaaaaaataaaaagtcaGAAATGTTTAACTGAAGAAAAACATTATAGCAGCAAAGGAGATAAACCGAATAATATACCGAAGAATATTCCAAAACCCAGCGTTgtatatgaaaaagaagTTATATATGATGAAAGTGACAAAACACAAGTAATAAAGGTAAATGCGTTGACCAAATCAAATTTATGCTGTCGAAAAATCCTTGATAAAACgaataaaaacaaagaaaaaaaagtacatgcTAACAATTTCAATGGAAAACACGTCTGTTCTGTtaaaccaaaaaaatatataaaaagtccTCTTTCCATAAAATCTACAGCTTTTAAgaataacaataatgatataaacgTAACTAAAGGAAATATCACCTCAACTAAAGAAGTAatcaattttataaaattaaaaaaggaatatgtACTTCATACTGTTTATCATGATGATTTGACAGAGCACAATTCCAGTAGAAACCGATccgaaaagaaaaatacgtACAGGGAAAATAATTATCCACATAATGTGAAAGGAATATGCAATTCTGAATTTAATTCTAGATCTACTAGCAGTCaagaaaatggaaaaacGTATTCTCTTCAGATGAAACCAGAAAAAAGTGAAATTCCACAAGTGGAACAATCAATTGATgtcataaatttaaaaagaacgagcgaattatgtatatacccCTCATTTCATTTAACACAAACACACAAATCTAAgggaataattaaaaatggaaaaaaaaattccagGAAAATGGATTCGGAAAAACTCCGTTCTTCTAGTCTGCTTAATAAATGCGGTGATTCAAATGTTAAACAagtttcaaataaaaataatgaaaaggaaaaaattaagaaagcaacgaaaattaaaaatgtggaagaaacaaataataattgcaCAGTGGTTAGTCAATCTGGGAgaacaaacaaaaatatcaaaataaacaaaaataaagaagtcAAAACAAAAGGtcttttaagaaaatatagcAGCAGAAAAAATGATCAGACAAATAaaacatacaaaaataatgacctaaaaaaaaatgtaaatcaAGGAATTAATATCTgtggaaagaaaaaaaaagagaacatagtgaaaaagaaaaacacaaaaaagcAGTTGAGTGAATCAAACGAATTACACacatataaaaagataaataagtATGGGCACAGTCATCATCTTACTAAAAAAGGCACTAATAcacaattaaataaaaatttgaaaaaatgtaaacaaaTACTAAAAGATAACATTTATCACAATAtggaattttataaaaatttcgaTATAAAAAGTCAAAATAGTAACAGCATAAAGACAGAATATGTAAGCTCCATATCATCACCTACTAATAATTCAAGTGAAGACTATAATAATACAGATGATAAACAACAGAACGATAAAAAGATCCATAGATTCAAAACTTTTAAAAGTCAAGAAAGTTTACTATACGaattaataaacaaaaaggataataaaagtaaaattaaaatatttcttgaAAATTCTTGTAAAAGCAAAGACATAGATGATGCaacaaataaagaaaaggTTTCACCTAAGAGTGGTACAATTATAtgtgaagaaaaaatagtattaataaaaaaggaaaagcaaATTTCTGTAAATAACGCAGATATAATATCAAAAacaaagaattatataaataacgaACAtgtaatcaaaaaaaaaagaaattctaTTAATACAGCAGGTGaaatcaaaaaaaacaacTATGTCGGAATGAGTAGCACAAATGAAAAGACCTTTAACTGTAACAAAGAAAATTTGTCCAAATTATGTTCATCCCATGTTCCTAATACAATCATGGTGGAGACGAGCATTAACTGTAAGAAAGAGAAACAAATAAATCATATAAGTATTATTCCcaaatgggaaaaaattaGAAGTCAAGAAAGTTTACTGTACGaattaataaacaaaaacgataacaaaagtaaaattaaaaaattccttGATGACTCTGATAAACATCAAAATGTATATGAAACtaaagataaagaaaaggTATCTGCACAAAATGCTACAATAAAAtgtgaagaaaaaataatgtcaataaaaaaaaaaatgagcaaTTCTACTAAGCTTAGtaatataattaagaaaGAGAATCATGTTGACCAAAAGGGCACAAATGAAATTACTACATgcattaaaacaaaatgcaAGGAGCTAAGTTCGATACACAGAGACAAATGtagtaaaaaagaagattatagtataaatcataaaaacaagaataatctaaatttacaaacatataaacaaaaagttAAAAGTCAAGAGAGTTTACTATACGAATTAATTAACATAAACAGTAATAGAAtcaaaattcaaaattttcttaaacaATCTAATCAATATGAAGCTAGTAATAATTTCCAAACTGTTCATGAAAATAAagttaatttaaaagaaaatgaaaagaaaaacaaaattataaaggaTGTTTCATGCAAAGAGAGTACTTATGCTAGTAGACTtagaacaaataataattttaaaaaaatatgtttgaCCAAAAACTCCTTATGGCATGTACATAATTCAACCAAAGAAGAGATAAACAATActagggaaaaaaaattactaccaaaggaacaaaaattttataaaatgaaaaaaatatcatatccAAAGAGTCCACCTCGCACaattactaaaaaatgtaatgataaaattggaaataaaaatgaaatgtttAAAGGgagtgaaaataaaaagggaaCTGAAGAGGGAAAAGATAATACAACActtaatacaataaataacaaaattaaaaatggtaTTAAATTAAcgactaataaaaaaatggacaaaaaacaaattgtaaaaaatagtaatagggagcataatgaaaaaataaggaatgAACTAAATAATGGTTATACTAAAGAAAATGAGACCAAAAAGAGGTTAATTGCAAGTTctaaaaaagacaaaattattagatataACTACCACATCAAATCTAGTAATGACCAAGCAAAAAAAACTACTAACATAAAAGGTTCCATATTGTCAATTAACAAATGCACAAATCTGAAATGgggaaatgaaaataaacaGAATTTTTGTAGGAACAACAAcctaattatgaaaaaagaaaataaaacaatcaACCAAGCAAAATATTGCACAAATTTTAGAGTTCCCTTAAATCTGCAGAAAAAAGACAACACAGTATCGACGTTGTTCCACCTAATATACAAAACCCCCTTTGataacacaaaaaataaaaataattctagACATTATCTAAACGTAACAAAAGCATATGTAGAAAAAATtacgaaaaataataatggtacaaaaaataaagaaagcACAAATATTGCTGGTgattacaaaatttataataaaaataataattatgatcTTGTTGAAAGagaaatgataatatatactgAAGCGAACAAAGCAAAAAGAGACAGTCTTGATATTGATCTGGATAAAAATGTTGatgcattaaaaaataagaaaaatattatcacTCCAAAGTTTAATAGAAAACGTAAAATAAGTGAACTACGAATTGAATCAATAACtaagaaattttatatcaaaACAATATTTGCAAATTCAATCATGAAATCACAAAAGAATAGTAAAAAAGTCATTAGTATGCACAATCAAATTGCCAATAATGAAGATCTTAAAAATAGGGACCCGTGTtatgatgaaaaagaaatgaatagTAAAAAATGCACAGAACGGATTATTAACACAAATcctaaattaaaaaaaaggtatattaATATCCTAGAACATGAAAAACGAAATATGGAAGTTCAAAAACATAACGTATTCTTAAACGAGACAAAGCAAAAGGTTGAAATTCGCATTTGTAATAAGACACACAAAATAATAGGCAATTATGTGAACAACCAAATCAGTGAAGCACCATTTATCTCACATGTGCTAAATCAAAATGTAAAAGAAGGAGTACCAAGATGCTTTAGAGAGGTACAAACAACAAAGACATATGAAGAAATTACTAAAATAAACTTTAGTGGTATATTAAAGGAACTCTTGAAAGAAGAGAAACTAGAAGAGATTGAATCTTTTTATGaactaaaaaaagaaattctaCCATATAaagaaagtaaaattttacaaagaAGAGCAAATAATTATACCATTTCAGcatgtttaaaaaaagaagcaatgaaattaaaaattgtaaatgaaaaaataatagcacgaattttaaaaaagacaacagtacatgtaaaatatttctacTTAAAAGAAACATCTTTGCAAATTTCTAATAAGGTAATATTTGTAGTAAAAAATGTAAGCAAAGAAATTTGGAAAATAAAAGGactgaaaaaaatgataatacgtttaggaaaaaaaaagatgaatagTTTAGAGAGAAGAAAATACCATGTTGCAAATTTGAActtctttaaaaaagaaaattgttGGGAACGAGAAAAATGTTGGCCTAAAGAAATAACTAAAGAAAGATTAGCCATAAACtatcttaataaaaataactctGAGCGAACGATAATAAAAGAACAGTACATGATGTTACATTTTtgggggaaaaaaatatatttcaaaaatgtaCCTATAAAATTTGTGCTtttagaatatttaaaaaaagaagttccgatggaaaagaaaaagcacaaaaaaaaaaaaaataaaataataatgataatagtaattatgataataattaaaCGTTTAGACTcccaaaatttaaaaaaatcaacGAAACAATTAACTATGATGCGAATAGAGAAGAAAGAATGCTTAAGCTGGGATATAAAGCAGAAGCTAAGTATCATAAATAAAGtcaaaaaattgtatttgaaagaaaagaaaaagcaaatAACTGTacgaaaaattttaagttaCACACGCAGTAAAGAAATGGAGCAAAAAGTTGTAATCACAGAAAACATGATATTGTATAACTTAAGTAAAaagtacattaaaaaaaatatagagaaaaagttaaataatgAAGAGGGTAAATATATCACAATAATAAAGAACAGTCAAGAACAGAAATTGGGggaaagaaataatgaattgATTACaacatcatatataaatgatattaaaaaagatatttttaagCCTCaacagataaaaaaaaaagataagcaaaaaacagaaaaggaaaaattattacttaGTAACACAGAAAGAGAAATGATAATACctaaaattatgataaaagaaaatttgcaagaaatgaagaaatacgtaatgatgataaaatatttgaagggagaaatttttaaagtaGGTAAAGGTATTTTTAATGTGCAACCTTTAAACAGAGAACCAGCAATGAGATCCATAAAAGAAGTCCAAGTAGGAACCTCAAAAGAAATTGAAGTAGGAACCTCAAAAGAAATTGAAGTAGGAACCTCAAAAGAAATCGAAGTGGGAATCTCCAAAGAAATCGAAGTGGGAATCTCCAAAGAAATCGAAGTGGGAATCTCCAAAGAAATTGAAGTGGGAATCTCCAAAGAAATTGAAGTGGGAATCTCCAAAGAAATTGAAGTGGGAATCTCCAAAGAAATTGAAGTAGGAACCTCAAAAGAAATCAAAGTGGGAATCTCCAAAGAAATCGAAGTGGGAATCTCCAAAGAAATCGAAGTGGGAACCTCAAAAGAAATCAAAGTGGGAATCTCCAAAGAAATCGAAGTGGGAACCTCAAAAGAAATCAAAGTGGGAACCtcaaaagaaattaaagTGGGAACCGAAAAAGAAGTACCGAAGGAACGAATAAATGGTGacatagaaaaagaaatattggCCATAAAATACCTAATAAAGGAAATTCTGGAAGAAATAAGAAATGAAGTTATAAAAGACTACAAAATAAGAAGAcctaaaagaacaaaaaaagaaaagatacaTCATAAGAAAATGAAGGGATACGTTACTATCCGAGATATTGAAAATGAacacttaaaatataaagaaaagaaaaatagaccgaataaaaacatacaggatgaaataaatataatagaacGAATAAACGAAGGAAAATATcacaaaagagaaaaagaaaaggaaaaagaaaaattggaaaataaaaacttaatagaaataaaagacAAAGATTGGGCAAAAGAATATATCAACCAAGCCATATTGGTGGAAGATGTGAAATgtgaaaaagaatttttaattatttcagaTTTAAGGGAAGAAAACAAGAACACACCGAGAGAAGAACTAAGGGAAGATCTTTTGACGGAAGTGTTAACGATAGAAGACGTAAGGGAAAAAACCTTAAACGAAATAGAAGAAGACGAAGAAGAAGCATTAACAGAAAAGGCTATGGatgaaatattaatgataacATCCTTAAGGGAAAAACACATGAACGAAATAAGAGAAGTATTAGGGGGAGAACTTATAACAGAAATGTTTACAATAGAAGACATACGTGAAAAAAGTATGAACGAAACAAAAGAGCTGAGGGAAGAACTTATGATCGAAATGCTTACGATAGAAGATGTAcgtgaaaaaattataaacaaaacaGAAGAGGTGAGGGAAGAACTTATGATCGAAATGCTTACGATAGAAGATGTAcgtgaaaaaattataaacaaaacaGAAGAGGTGAGGGAAGAACTTATGATCGAAATGCTTACGATAGAAGATGTAcgtgaaaaaattataaacaaaacaGAAGAGGTGAGGGAAGAACTTATGATCGAAATGCTTACGATAGAAGATGTAcgtgaaaaaattataaacaaaacaGAAGAGGTGAGGGAAGAACTTATGATCGAAATGCTTACGATAGAAGATGTAcgtgaaaaaattataaacaaaacaGAAGAGGTGAGGGAAGAACTTATGATCGAAACGTTTACTATTACAGACTTAAGGAAAGAAACCCTAATCGAatcaaaagaaataataatggcAGAGTTCCAAacggaaataaaaaaggagaaagagGGTATCAAAGacttaaaaaaggaaaagataaaacaagaaattaaaaaattaattgaaaTGGTCAAAGACTTAAAAGaagcatatataaaagaaatgaaaagcGATACATTAACTGAAGAAATTGATAAAGAAATTATGATGATGAAAAACTTTGAAGAGGAAATTACTTTCGAAATTGAAAAGGAGTTAATGAAAGAAACTGACATGGAAATTATTATGACAGATCATGAAAAAGTTGAATCAACTTTTGAACGTGCAAACGGAATTACAATGTTAGAGGATGTAAAGGAAGCATTAACGTTAGAACCTGAAAACGAAATTGCAGTGCTTGAGGACGTAAAGGAAGCATTAACGCTCGAGagtgaaaatgaaataacTATGTCAGAGAACGCAAAACATGATTTCTTcacagaaatatataatcaaGAATTGAGTAAAGAACGGGAAACAGACGATGAGGTGACAGATGAATTAGGAAATGACAGTATCTCAAACGACAcaactaaaaaattaattaccACAAACAATACGAAACaacgaaaaaaattaaaaagaaaaggattTAGTGAaagatttaaaataaaattaaagctGATGGACAACTTAAAGAAAAGTAgcttaaaagaagaaaaaattgaaaaaagaagaaataaaaaaaaaaaaaaaaagagtttgaaacaaattattaaagatatattaaatgaagaaacTATAAAAGAAACCTTACTTGAAAACGagataaaagaaattttgcatgaaaagatattaaaaaaaaatttactttgtcaagaaaaagaaaaactaaaACAAAATGAGGAATATCTACGCTGTGAAGAATATTCGGAGGGAAAATATGTAagggaagaaaaaattgtaaaaggCCACtatgaaatgaaaaagtcaaaggaaaaattagatagagaagaaaaaataaaaaaaattatgagtAGTAAACGTGTAACATTAACTGAAGGTTTAGCCAAAAAAAGAGCAATTTTCAATGCAGAGAAAAATATGCAAGATTATTTTACTGATGATTTTTTTTGTCCTTGCTCAtga
- the PmUG01_05016600 gene encoding prolyl 4-hydroxylase subunit alpha, putative, whose protein sequence is MDIKKKLQNSRDEYDNNDEKEKYTNIKRNEENFEARKNSDIYIDNYKMQKEKEDEFGIILYDNEIKYSDDMQTIVRKVINEKNIDFYKKYSSFLLYLSNETEYNEIDENNTIDKNNANDENTKVFFKIQLAPQNMSIIYNIIDKKMIEKILSLCANKYKKSKTSVGYITDKQEHYKITNSINRTSSTVFLYTIRNRSVIEENKFDNQSSIVYTKDESIIELENTICNLVKIPLCYLEPLAIVKYEKDNYFNLHHDGTFRRATLLIYLNDVNKDGETIFPYYNLTIKPIQGSGIFWYNNIPVEEEYAITYCVNRINKIYEQEKLTHSQNFEGNINTTPTKESIKNVHYPSSKNEQPPEILHSNSKHEFPNENKKCINKTMDLINFLSEKSNLQKFSIDVINDELGNMYIADMTMLHQANKVTEESKYVINCFFNVNIVRNV, encoded by the coding sequence atggatataaaaaaaaagttgcaAAACTCGAGAGATGAATATGATAACAAtgatgaaaaggaaaaatatacaaatataaaaagaaatgaagaaaattttgaagCTAGGAAAAAtagtgatatatatatagataactataaaatgcaaaaagaaaaagaggaCGAATTcggtattatattatatgataatGAGATAAAATACAGTGATGATATGCAGACAATTGTTCGAAAAGtaattaatgaaaagaatattgatttttataaaaaatactcttcttttcttttatactTAAGCAATGAGACagaatataatgaaatagatgaaaataatacaattgATAAAAACAATGCGAATGATGAAAACACGaaagttttttttaagattCAACTAGCGCCCCAGAATATGagcattatttataatataattgataaaaagatgattgaaaaaattttatcattatgtgctaataaatataaaaaaagtaaaacatcAGTTGGGTATATAACAGATAAACAAGaacattataaaattacGAATTCAATAAATAGAACCAGTTCCactgtttttttatatactattAGAAACCGATCTGtaatagaagaaaataaatttgataATCAAAGTTCAATTGTATATACAAAGGATGAGAGTATCATTGAATTAGAAAATACCATATGTAATCTAGTTAAAATACCCTTGTGCTATTTAGAGCCATTAGCTAtagtaaaatatgaaaaagataattatttcaatttACATCATGATGGAACATTCAGAAGAGCAactcttttaatttatttaaatgatgtTAATAAAGATGGAGAAACTATATTTCCGTATTATAACTTAACTATCAAACCAATTCAAGGGTCTGGTATATTTTGGTACAATAATATACCTGTTGAAGAAGAATATGCAATTACTTATTGTgtaaatagaataaataaaatatatgaacaagaAAAATTAACACATAGCCAAAATTTTGaaggaaatataaatactacTCCTACAAAAGaaagtattaaaaatgtacattatccttcttcaaaaaatgaacaacCACCAGAAATCTTACATAGTAATTCTAAACACGAATTCcctaatgaaaataaaaagtgcaTTAATAAAACAATGGATCTTATTAATTTTCTGAGCGAAAAATCAAACTTGCAGAAATTCTCTATTGATGTTATAAATGATGAACTTGgtaatatgtatattgcTGATATGACCATGTTACACCAAGCTAACAAAGTTACAGAGGAATCCAAGTATGTTATTAATTgcttttttaatgtaaacaTAGTTCGAAATGTCTAA